The proteins below come from a single Ptychodera flava strain L36383 chromosome 6, AS_Pfla_20210202, whole genome shotgun sequence genomic window:
- the LOC139134457 gene encoding UPF0739 protein C1orf74 homolog, which yields MAAPSELDVSEWDRNIQKYLPKSCRKRKSDIMNNIIAVAEGVKPSFLFDYAIADAEDLQMFLDRQDVTQGLKCLLLLDDVFVYNPTTLRTHLNCLEFSEEEHFLVDVSGELRHPRVVQGERQRLVKRHIGQLQTSLHEVGTDTCDSDKPLVIPPLDYEQWCIPTMFGVLLGYPAVYWDNGKIDGPANCLGMTPLIVHKICTEIRTNADDHQVQSRVISPTEIYSFSVPESLSPAFEKRIITWIDSVKQKVANSFETEERF from the coding sequence ATGGCGGCGCCCTCCGAGCTTGACGTTTCTGAATGGGATCGGAATATTCAAAAATACTTGCCCAAATCATGTCGGAAGAGGAAGAGTGATATAATGAACAATATCATAGCTGTTGCAGAAGGAGTTAAACCAAGTTTTCTGTTCGATTATGCGATAGCTGACGCAGAGGACCTGCAGATGTTCCTCGATCGCCAAGATGTCACACAAGGATTGAAATGCCTTCTGCTGCTCGATGATGTCTTCGTGTACAATCCGACCACACTGAGAACACATTTAAATTGTTTAGAATTTAGTGAAGAGGAGCATTTCCTCGTCGACGTCTCTGGGGAGCTGCGGCATCCACGGGTTGTTCAGGGGGAACGTCAAAGGCTTGTTAAACGTCACATAGGCCAACTACAGACGTCGCTACATGAAGTTGGGACAGATACTTGCGATAGTGACAAACCTCTGGTTATACCTCCTCTTGATTACGAACAGTGGTGTATACCGACCATGTTTGGTGTTCTACTTGGCTATCCGGCTGTTTACTGGGATAATGGAAAAATTGATGGACCCGCGAATTGTCTTGGGATGACCCCATTGATAGTTCACAAAATCTGTACTGAAATTCGCACAAACGCTGACGATCATCAAGTGCAGTCTCGTGTGATAAGCCCGACAGAAATTTACTCTTTCAGTGTTCCAGAAAGTCTTAGTCCAGCATTCGAAAAACGCATAATTACTTGGATTGATTCTGTCAAACAGAAGGTTGCAAACA